ATTGGCATTTCGATTCACTCCTTTAACAGAAATCGTACCAATCCAAACAAAAAAAAAGACAAGACTTATGTCGTCTTGTCAAAAAAAGTTTTCTTCTTAAAAAAACAAATTCAGATATGATTCGAGTAATTGATTTCCATGAAAATAAACTATTAATGCCCCGATTGCGATAAATGGACCAAAAGGAATTGGTGTTTTTCGATCTTGATGGAATAAAAGTATCGAGATAACGCCAATGAAAGCTCCAATAAATGAAGCGATAAAAAGTGTCATTAAAACACCTTTACTTCCTGATACGAGCCCAATGAGGAGAAACAATTTGACGTCGCCACCACCCATTCCACCTTTTGAGACGATAGCAATTAACCATAATAGGAAGAACCCAATAATCGCACCTGCAAGACTTTCCCACCAAGGATCCAAGGGAGAGATGATTCTTCCAGCAAGAAGCATTAATCCTAATATGATAAGAACTTTGTCGGGAATAATCATATACACTAGATCACTCACAGTGATAATGACAAATAGCGACACATAGAGAAGAGCAACAATTAATTCACCAGAAAATCCTTCTTGTAGATACGCATATACGAACAGAATGCCAGTTAGTAATTCCATCAGAGGATAAAAAATTGGAATGGACGTTTTACAATGACGACATTTCCCTCCAAGAAACATATAGGAAAATACGGGAACTAAGTCCTTCCAAGTTAACCGATGTTTACACGTTGGACAGGTAGATGGTGGATGAACAATTGACTCGTCATTCGGGACTCTGAGTCCTACCACATTATAAAATGAGCCGAAAATTAAACCGTAAAGAAAGAAAAGTATACTCATGGAATTCGAAGTACCTGACCTGTTCTGACGGTATTTCCGGATAGGTTATTTGCCGTCTTAATGATTTCTTCTCCGTTACGATTCCCGTAAAACTTCATCGAAATGGAGTAAAGTGTTTCTCCAGATTGGACCACGTGCGTTTTAATCGGTTTCTCGACTGGTGTAGTTACAGCGTGTTGATTTGATTGATTAGCATTTGACGAAGACGTTTGTGCATCTTCAGTCGGCAAGTTTTCCTTACTAGCCTCTTGTAGAACAGTTGAATCAGATATTGTCTCTGTAGAAGAATTGTCACTCTCTACCGTTTCTTCTGCATCGATAATCGGATTTACTTTATCGGACGGTTGGCCACTAGAAGGAGTAGGTAACGGAATATCCAGTTGAACCAAAGGAGCGAAATAAGCATAAAACTGGATGGAATACGTCAACATGTCTTCCATTGGACCTTCTCGAGTTTCATTTTCACGAATACCTTCGAAGGTAAACGATTGCACATAATAGATCCGTTTTAATTTGTCCATTTCCGATAAAAAATCTAACATGGATAAATAATTAGCGGATTGAATGGTCACATCAATAAAGATTTTTTCTAGACCTATTGGTTCTACCATCGTTTGATCCGCGTTTTCATCTTCAAAAATCGTTTCGTCCTCAACAACGTCAGAAGGTACGTTTTCTTCATTAAACGAAATGGAATCGACCAACGATGAAGAAGCAATTGCCGCTTTTTCTAAATCGAGTATGATACTCTCTTCTCGAGATTGAATCGGTACATGCTCCGCTAATACAACTAACTCTTCTTTCGCAATCTCTTCTTCGCTGGATGGTTTTTCTACGAAAGACGCAGCAGCAACTTGTTCTTGTAACAATTCTTTCCGTTCTTTTTCAGGCTGAAGGAGGAATAAGTAAGCGAAAAGAGCAATAAGTGCCGCGACAAAAATCCCAGCTAATATGTATATCCAATATCGACGCTCGATTGCCATCATTGTTCACCCTCCTTGTTTGCCGAAGCATCTCGAAGAGCTTGTACGTTTAAAGTTATCGAATAAGTAGCAACAGTTCGTGGCTCTACAAACGTTTCTTCATTAACAGCTGTAACGTCAGAAACGTTTTCTTTATCAATCGTGGAAATATTAATCGAATCGATATAGGGAGAATTTTCGACTGCAGTTAAATAATACGCAGCTTGGGAATTCGTGTCGAACTGAGCAACAAGCGAAATAACGCCATTTTCTGAACTAAAACTTAGAAAGTAACCACGTTCTGGCAGTCGCTTCGCAAGATCTATAAGTAAAAGGACATTTGAATAAGGCTGCGTCGCTGCCCAATCCACTAAAGCCTGGTACTTTTGTCGTTCCGAAGGCTCCACAACCTCTGCATTCACTGGACGTGTGAGAACATCTTGAAGACGCTGTTCTAAAACTAGTACTTCCTTATGCTGAGATTGATACGACATCCAAACCCAAATGAAAACAGCAAAAAAGAGTAGTGCCAAAAATCCAAGAAGGAAATAGCCTACTTTTGGTTGAGCGTCTGTTTGTATGAGGTTAATATCTGCTTGCATGCAAACTACTCCTTTATTTCAACGACAACCCAATTAATTCCGCGAACGAATCGGGAATTTTTTTCTTCGTCTTCGTTCCCCAAGCTTCATCATGTAACATGGAAACATTTGCGGTGTCTTGTGAAGCATAATACTCTTTTAATTCGACAAGCTTTGGATGATCCCCTGCTATACATATCGTATCAATTTTAGAAGTACCTGCTTGAAGGTTAAATTGATAGAATGATTGAATTCGATCAATTTCCTTGATCATCATTTCTTTGTGTGACTGCAATGTCATTTCATCTTCAAATGACTCTAGATATTGAAATCCAGAACGAGACTCGAGAGCGGAATACGCGTTTAACGCTTCCAAATCCACTGTTCGAACATATAGAGGTTCATGCTGATGAAAAAGACTCAACTGAATAACATCAAACTCAGCGTGAACTAATAGCACATGTGACGTTTCTTCTAATTGCTTTTCGTATTGAAAAACACGATACAGATTTAAAAAAGGGACGTCCATGACGATTGGTCGAAGTTTTGCTTGTTGCACAATGGATACGATTCGATTAACAGCCTCTTCTGGCACCGCAAGCGTATTTACTTCCCACGCACCGTCTTTTTCAGAGGATCCAACAATTTCGATGATCGGATCTTTAAATGGCAAATGAAAAGACTCTCCTAAATTCATATAGAGATGTCCTTTCCATTCATCCGCCGGAACATCAGATGGAATCGTCGTAGAACGAAGTAAAAGGTCATGCGCCGAATACGAAATGTACGTTTTCATTCCTGTTAACTTCAACTGTTTTACAATAGTACGTAACGTCTTCGTTACTTCCTCCGCTTGCGAAATCTCACCATTCTCTGCCCATTCTTCCTGCAAAATCTTTTGCACAATATGGGTAATCTGATGGTGTTTATTCCCAACGAGTAGACGAATATATCGACTTGTAAACGTGATGAACACTGCTGGATGCTTTCCCCAATACGACGACAAATCGATCCCCCCTAAACCTAACGCTGAAAATGAACGTAACCCTGTATGTATAGCAATAGTTTTAAAAACTATGTCGATGAATAAAATAACCCCCCTGCTAAAAGCAAAGGGGCTTGAAATTATTAAGGCATAACCGGCTTGGTATCTGAATTTAATTTCGACTCTGAAATTGCATTATAATAAGAGTGACTTCCGTCAAAATTATAAAGAGTAATCAAATATTGATTTGCATTTTTAGTGACTTTGGAAGTACTATAATAAGATTTACCATCGAATGAAGGATCAGCAGGTACAGCGTCTAAATAGCCAGCATCCACAAGTTCTTGGAGTGTCACACTATTAGTTCCTGTAAAATCAGAATTTTTGAAAGTGCCATCTGTTTTCCCTAATTTTGCAGCATTAATGATTAACAATGCATTCGAGCGGTGAGCATCTTCTTTCGAGTTATCAATAATATTCCCAATCGCAGGTACTGCAATGGCAGCGATGATTCCTAGAATAACCACTACTGCTAATAATTCAATAAGCGTTAGACCTTTTTGATTCTTTAAGTGCTTTAACCATTTTCTCACGAATAAATTCCCCCATTAGATTATTTTTGAAATCGGTGGGTGCACTAGTTGCTCAGAATCACCAAAGTGCCCAAATACTGGTAAATCTTCATTGCATCGACCTTAGTAAACTATACCTATAATATAAGAAACTTAAACCAATTTACAAGTGCTAATGTTCCTT
The Paenisporosarcina cavernae genome window above contains:
- a CDS encoding LysM peptidoglycan-binding domain-containing protein, encoding MMAIERRYWIYILAGIFVAALIALFAYLFLLQPEKERKELLQEQVAAASFVEKPSSEEEIAKEELVVLAEHVPIQSREESIILDLEKAAIASSSLVDSISFNEENVPSDVVEDETIFEDENADQTMVEPIGLEKIFIDVTIQSANYLSMLDFLSEMDKLKRIYYVQSFTFEGIRENETREGPMEDMLTYSIQFYAYFAPLVQLDIPLPTPSSGQPSDKVNPIIDAEETVESDNSSTETISDSTVLQEASKENLPTEDAQTSSSNANQSNQHAVTTPVEKPIKTHVVQSGETLYSISMKFYGNRNGEEIIKTANNLSGNTVRTGQVLRIP
- the pilM gene encoding type IV pilus biogenesis protein PilM; translated protein: MSSYWGKHPAVFITFTSRYIRLLVGNKHHQITHIVQKILQEEWAENGEISQAEEVTKTLRTIVKQLKLTGMKTYISYSAHDLLLRSTTIPSDVPADEWKGHLYMNLGESFHLPFKDPIIEIVGSSEKDGAWEVNTLAVPEEAVNRIVSIVQQAKLRPIVMDVPFLNLYRVFQYEKQLEETSHVLLVHAEFDVIQLSLFHQHEPLYVRTVDLEALNAYSALESRSGFQYLESFEDEMTLQSHKEMMIKEIDRIQSFYQFNLQAGTSKIDTICIAGDHPKLVELKEYYASQDTANVSMLHDEAWGTKTKKKIPDSFAELIGLSLK
- a CDS encoding PilN domain-containing protein, which translates into the protein MQADINLIQTDAQPKVGYFLLGFLALLFFAVFIWVWMSYQSQHKEVLVLEQRLQDVLTRPVNAEVVEPSERQKYQALVDWAATQPYSNVLLLIDLAKRLPERGYFLSFSSENGVISLVAQFDTNSQAAYYLTAVENSPYIDSINISTIDKENVSDVTAVNEETFVEPRTVATYSITLNVQALRDASANKEGEQ
- a CDS encoding prepilin peptidase, whose amino-acid sequence is MSILFFLYGLIFGSFYNVVGLRVPNDESIVHPPSTCPTCKHRLTWKDLVPVFSYMFLGGKCRHCKTSIPIFYPLMELLTGILFVYAYLQEGFSGELIVALLYVSLFVIITVSDLVYMIIPDKVLIILGLMLLAGRIISPLDPWWESLAGAIIGFFLLWLIAIVSKGGMGGGDVKLFLLIGLVSGSKGVLMTLFIASFIGAFIGVISILLFHQDRKTPIPFGPFIAIGALIVYFHGNQLLESYLNLFF
- a CDS encoding prepilin-type N-terminal cleavage/methylation domain-containing protein is translated as MRKWLKHLKNQKGLTLIELLAVVVILGIIAAIAVPAIGNIIDNSKEDAHRSNALLIINAAKLGKTDGTFKNSDFTGTNSVTLQELVDAGYLDAVPADPSFDGKSYYSTSKVTKNANQYLITLYNFDGSHSYYNAISESKLNSDTKPVMP